A window of the Tunturibacter empetritectus genome harbors these coding sequences:
- a CDS encoding D-alanine--D-alanine ligase, with translation MTKTTKQKKQTPQPSPKKLRVGILFGGRSGEHEVSLLSAASILNSIDQGKYEVIPVGITKQGQWLTSTAAQHLLAGNTKPASIQKKRAATNSIELRASANLAQQNGSFAQSLDVIFPVLHGTFGEDGTIQGLFELADIAYVGSGVLGSATGMDKSVMKQLFAAAGLPQTPHVNLLRSEWKADAKRCIKRIEKKLDYPVFVKPANLGSSVGISKVHDRTELAPAMDLAASYDRKLIIEQGVGGPGAKPRELEVAVLGNDSPEASVVGEIVPGAEFYDYNAKYHSDASIPIIPAKLSKSESKQIREMAIAAFRACDCAGLARVDFLMEPAVVNKKGRESKPARIYLNEINTMPGFTSISMYPKLWEATGLPYRQLIDRLIALAADHHQEKQQTTFTRV, from the coding sequence GCGAGCACGAGGTCTCCCTCCTCTCCGCCGCCTCCATCCTCAACTCCATCGATCAGGGAAAATACGAAGTAATCCCCGTAGGAATCACCAAACAAGGCCAGTGGCTCACCTCCACCGCCGCCCAGCACCTCCTCGCCGGCAACACAAAACCCGCGTCAATCCAGAAAAAACGCGCCGCCACTAACTCCATCGAACTCCGTGCCAGCGCCAATCTCGCTCAACAGAACGGCTCCTTCGCCCAATCCCTCGACGTCATCTTCCCCGTCCTCCACGGCACATTCGGCGAAGACGGCACCATCCAGGGCCTCTTCGAACTAGCCGACATCGCCTACGTAGGCTCCGGCGTCCTCGGCTCCGCCACCGGCATGGACAAGTCCGTCATGAAGCAGCTCTTCGCCGCCGCCGGCCTGCCCCAAACCCCGCACGTCAACCTCCTGCGTAGCGAGTGGAAGGCCGACGCCAAACGCTGCATCAAGCGCATCGAAAAAAAGCTCGACTACCCTGTCTTCGTAAAACCCGCGAATCTAGGCTCTTCCGTAGGCATCAGCAAAGTCCACGACCGCACCGAGCTGGCCCCCGCGATGGACCTCGCCGCCAGCTACGACCGCAAGCTCATCATCGAGCAGGGAGTCGGCGGCCCCGGAGCAAAGCCCCGCGAACTCGAAGTAGCCGTCCTCGGCAACGACTCCCCCGAAGCCTCCGTCGTCGGCGAAATCGTACCCGGCGCAGAGTTCTACGACTATAACGCCAAGTACCACTCCGACGCCTCCATCCCCATCATCCCTGCCAAGCTCTCCAAGTCCGAGTCAAAACAGATCCGCGAGATGGCCATCGCCGCCTTCCGCGCCTGTGACTGCGCCGGCCTCGCCCGCGTCGACTTCCTCATGGAACCGGCCGTCGTAAATAAGAAGGGCAGGGAATCAAAGCCCGCCCGCATCTACCTCAACGAAATCAACACCATGCCCGGCTTCACCAGCATCAGCATGTACCCCAAGCTATGGGAGGCCACCGGTCTTCCCTACAGACAACTCATCGACCGCCTCATCGCCCTCGCCGCCGATCACCATCAGGAAAAGCAACAGACCACCTTCACTCGCGTCTAA